A stretch of the Triticum dicoccoides isolate Atlit2015 ecotype Zavitan unplaced genomic scaffold, WEW_v2.0 scaffold160040, whole genome shotgun sequence genome encodes the following:
- the LOC119344226 gene encoding bisdemethoxycurcumin synthase-like — protein MAMGSSDGAAARRHAAMLGIGTANPTGILVPQDVFADNLFRVTNSDHLPELKEKLKRICEKSGIEKRHFHLTEETLAAHPELLDRELPSLDTRVDMTVDAVPKLAQCAAAKAIAEWGRPAADITHLVFGTYSACQAPTADLRLAALLGLRPMVSRTMLSLHGCYGGGRALSLAKELAENNRGARVLVACSEMTLVCFGAPDGGNIVGHALFGDGEGAVVVGAGPFLDGEQGPIFEMVSATQTTIPRTEHALGMRVSGGGIDFHLAIQVPTLVGQSVEPCLLDAFRGIIVDDDDAPPPCSGNGNGNGRWNDLFWAVHPGGRPILDNIDKVLMLEPEKLAASRHVLREYGNMSGATIVFVLDELRRGRSPLPEWGALLAFGPGITIEAMVLRCPR, from the exons ATGGCCATGGGAAGCAgcgatggtgcggcggcgcggcggcacgcGGCGATGCTCGGCATCGGCACGGCGAACCCGACGGGCATCCTGGTGCCCCAGGACGTCTTCGCCGACAACCTCTTCCGCGTCACCAACAGCGACCACCTCCCTGAGCTCAAGGAGAAGCTCAAGAGAATCT GCGAAAAATCGGGCATCGAGAAGCGGCACTTCCACCTGACAGAGGAGACGCTGGCCGCGCACCCGGAGCTGTTGGACAGGGAGCTGCCGTCGCTAGACACCCGCGTGGACATGACCGTCGACGCCGTGCCGAAGCTGGCGCAGTGCGCCGCGGCCAAGGCCATCGCCGAGTGGGGCCGCCCGGCCGCCGACATCACCCACCTCGTCTTCGGCACCTACTCCGCCTGCCAGGCCCCCACCGCCGACCTCCGGCTGGCCGCGCTGCTGGGCCTCCGCCCCATGGTGAGCCGCACCATGCTCAGCCTCCACGGCTGCTACGGCGGCGGCAGGGCGCTGAGCCTCGCCAAGGAGCTGGCCGAGAACAACCGCGGCGCGCGCGTCCTCGTCGCCTGCTCCGAGATGACGCTCGTCTGCTTCGGAGCGCCCGACGGCGGCAACATCGTCGGCCACGCGCTGTTCGGGGACGGAGAGGGCGCCGTCGTCGTCGGGGCCGGCCCCTTCCTAGACGGCGAGCAGGGCCCGATCTTCGAGATGGTGTCCGCCACGCAGACCACAATTCCCAGGACGGAGCACGCGCTGGGCATGCGGGTCTCCGGGGGCGGCATCGACTTCCACCTGGCAATCCAGGTGCCGACGCTCGTCGGGCAGAGCGTCGAGCCGTGCCTCCTCGACGCGTTCCGTGGCATCATTGTGGACGACGACGATGCTCCACCTCCATGCTctgggaatgggaatgggaacgggagGTGGAACGACCTCTTCTGGGCGGTGCACCCAGGAGGGCGTCCGATCCTGGACAATATAGACAAGGTGCTGATGCTGGAGCCGGAGAAGCTGGCGGCCAGCCGGCATGTGCTCCGCGAGTACGGCAACATGAGCGGCGCCACGATCGTGTTCGTGCTTGACGAGCTGCGCCGCGGCCGGAGCCCGCTGCCGGAGTGGGGTGCGCTGCTGGCCTTCGGACCGGGAATCACGATCGAGGCCATGGTGCTCCGCTGTCCACGCTAG